The DNA segment ATATCTTGTTCTCTCCTTTTTTCTCTATTATCCCCCCGCCCACTACGGTATCGCCATCGTAAAAGACTATCGTTTGGCCCGGGGCAATTGCCATCTGCGGTAGCTTGAACTCCACGTGGAGCCTCTCCTTATCCAGAGGAGTAACCATGACTTCAGCTTCCCTGTGAGCGTATCTGATCTTGGCTTTCAGTTCAGCAGCCTGCTTTAGCCCATCCACCGCGATCCAGTTTATCTGGGAAGCTATCAAAATCCTTCTTGCCTTTGTATAGCTGTTCGTGGCCCCCGAAGCATTCACATATTGACTTGTATGCCACATTGTGGTATACAAGTCAATATGGACAGC comes from the Desulfobacterales bacterium genome and includes:
- a CDS encoding aminomethyltransferase beta-barrel domain-containing protein; this translates as MIASQINWIAVDGLKQAAELKAKIRYAHREAEVMVTPLDKERLHVEFKLPQMAIAPGQTIVFYDGDTVVGGGIIEKKGENKIWAE